The following are encoded in a window of Arthrobacter sp. OAP107 genomic DNA:
- a CDS encoding SRPBCC family protein, with amino-acid sequence MPPRLFDLSSTWHLPAPTEQVWAIIADIDMSWPRWWPHCSFAAPLSRTEARSNSQEDILKATTAYLNFKASLGYTLTISIRPTEVIAPKEIDFDAGGHLQGTGRVTLLPEKQGQETRMDIEWRVRATQRWMNFLTPIAAPAFTAAHALMMRQGEKGLMKALANQTPTSAK; translated from the coding sequence ATGCCACCGCGCCTCTTCGACCTCAGTTCCACCTGGCACCTCCCCGCGCCAACCGAGCAAGTGTGGGCGATAATTGCGGACATCGACATGAGCTGGCCTCGGTGGTGGCCGCACTGCAGCTTCGCCGCACCGCTCAGTCGAACCGAGGCAAGGAGCAACTCCCAAGAGGACATCCTCAAGGCAACCACCGCCTACCTCAACTTCAAGGCGTCCCTGGGTTACACCCTCACCATCAGCATCCGCCCCACGGAAGTCATCGCACCAAAGGAAATCGACTTCGACGCCGGCGGACACCTGCAGGGCACTGGCCGGGTAACGCTCCTCCCCGAGAAGCAAGGCCAAGAAACGCGCATGGACATCGAATGGCGGGTCCGCGCGACGCAGCGCTGGATGAACTTCCTGACGCCGATCGCGGCACCTGCTTTCACTGCAGCTCATGCCCTGATGATGCGCCAAGGCGAAAAAGGGTTGATGAAAGCGCTGGCAAACCAAACTCCCACCAGTGCTAAGTAG